A stretch of Henckelia pumila isolate YLH828 chromosome 4, ASM3356847v2, whole genome shotgun sequence DNA encodes these proteins:
- the LOC140866201 gene encoding protein EARLY-RESPONSIVE TO DEHYDRATION 7, chloroplastic-like, with translation MASQDPNPNPNPLYPQLPTSNQETSPTAPPHSSLYPTIDMKDLVENLFPDSNDPVTNPYSSSAPPESIEESLVTIPGAILHLIDRHYSVELATGDFRILRLLQGSNTVAALASVSDDIQWPLTKDLAAVKLDYSHYFFSFKPPNEAEDSDSSDDEKKESRKKKKDPGNDMLNYGLTIVSKEQESLLKELDVILDTYCNFSVQKVEEKAVAAVVEVGEVTAAELKTDEKKKEVVEGQCAAYWTTLAPNVEEYSGTAARLIAAGSGQLIKGVLWCGDVTVDRLKWGNEFLKKRMASGGNSEIDPTTLKRIKRVKKVTKMTEKVACGVLTGVVKVSGFFTGSVANSKVGKKFFGLLPGEIVLASLDGFSKICDAVEVAGKNVMATSSTVTTGLVTHRYGEEAAKAASEGLDAAGHAVGTAWTVFKIRQALNPKSVLKPTALAKSAAKSAAKKKGKSSK, from the exons ATGGCGTCCCAGGACCCTAACCCTAACCCTAATCCATTGTACCCCCAATTGCCCACCTCAAATCAAGAAACTAGCCCAACCGCACCGCCCCATTCATCCCTCTACCCCACGATCGACATGAAAGACTTGGTGGAGAACCTTTTCCCGGACTCCAACGACCCGGTAACCAACCCATATTCCTCATCCGCCCCACCCGAATCGATCGAGGAATCCCTTGTCACGATCCCTGGTGCCATTCTTCACTTGATCGACAGACACTACTCCGTCGAGCTTGCCACCGGTGATTTTCGGATCCTCCGCCTCCTTCAGGGGAGCAACACTGTCGCGGCTCTCGCCTCCGTCTCCGACGACATCCAGTGGCCCTTAACCAAGGACCTCGCGGCCGTCAAGCTCGACTATTCGCATTATTTCTTCTCCTTCAAGCCTCCGAATGAAGCTGAGGATTCAGATTCCAGCGATGACGAAAAGAAGGAGAGCCGCAAGAAAAAGAAAGACCCCGGAAATGATATGTTGAACTACGGATTGACGATAGTTTCCAAAGAGCAGGAATCCTTGCTCAAGGAATTGGATGTGATTTTGGATACCTACTGTAATTTTTCCGTGCAGAAAGTTGAGGAGAAGGCGGTGGCGGCTGTGGTGGAGGTCGGAGAGGTCACAGCAGCAGAATTGAAAACAGATGAGAAGAAGAAGGAAGTGGTGGAGGGGCAGTGTGCGGCTTACTGGACTACACTTGCGCCGAATGTGGAGGAGTATAGTGGGACTGCGGCTAGGCTCATCGCCGCAGGATCAGGGCAGCTGATTAAGGGAGTACTGTGGTGTGGAGATGTGACTGTGGATAGACTGAAATGGGGAAATGAGTTTCTCAAAAAGAGAATGGCTTCTGGAGGGAATTCTGAGATTGATCCCACTACTTTAAAGAGAATCAAAAG GGTTAAGAAAGTGACAAAGATGACAGAGAAAGTAGCATGTGGAGTACTTACAGGAGTGGTAAAGGTTTCGGGATTCTTTACCGGTTCTGTTGCAAATTCTAAAGTCGGAAAGAAGTTCTTTGGGCTGTTGCCTGGAGAAATTGTTCTTGCTTCTCTGGATGGATTTA GCAAAATTTGTGATGCGGTTGAAGTAGCTGGAAAGAATGTCATGGCGACATCCTCCACAGTTACTACAGGACTTGTCACCCACAG GTACGGCGAAGAGGCCGCGAAGGCAGCGAGTGAGGGGCTAGATGCTGCAGGGCATGCCGTAGGAACCGCATGGACTGTGTTCAAGATTCGGCAAGCGCTGAATCCTAAAAGTGTACTAAAGCCAACTGCCTTAGCCAAGTCTGCTGCTAAATCAGCTGCTAAAAAGAAGGGGAAGAGTTCCAAATAA
- the LOC140867819 gene encoding protein ALTERED PHOSPHATE STARVATION RESPONSE 1, whose translation MGCWYSRLISGEEMVSRCKARKRYMKQFVKARHSFAAAHSMYLRSLRTTGAALLQFASAETSLHHHLRHTGTPARVPPPFPNPPPAMSQASWTTTTSTTTSSVVHPPPPPPPMSSSSAWDFWDPFMPASRRSVDEEEWEETTIDSEVAATATAAARSVAAPPSVVTATATSSSSELAVVVSTKSKDLVEIIKELNDYFVQAANAGGPLSSLLEVPTGQLSHQESSGKDDGNVKNLSPLLWTWGSSSAKWNAFGKYCEDSGGNNIGRGNDGIATHCSTVERLYAWEVKLYQEVKNAQYLKLEHEKKVAILRKLEMKSADYFKTEKAKKDVEKLESQMMVASQAIEATSTEIIKLRESELYPQLLELVKGLTCMWRSMYEFHQVQTHIVQQLKYLNSIPSSSATSEIHRQSTLQLELKAQQWHLSFCNLMKAQRDYVQSLTGWLRLSLFQVGNNPLHKTRQDSAVYSLCEEWQLAINNAPDRVASEGIKSFLTVVHAIVVQQTEEQKQKKRSDSAFKDLEKKGSELRSLESKYGPYTIPVGSGETSKHPVREKRVKVETLRAKAEDEKAKHEKSVSVTRAMTMNNLQMGLPHVFQAMTGFANVCTQAFESVHNQAKSNHDLHNVKMILP comes from the exons ATGGGTTGTTGGTATTCGAGATTGATAAGTGGGGAAGAAATGGTTTCGAGGTGTAAGGCGAGGAAGAGGTACATGAAGCAGTTTGTGAAGGCGAGGCATTCGTTTGCCGCCGCCCACAGCATGTATTTGAGGTCTCTACGCACCACCGGCGCCGCTTTGCTTCAGTTCGCGTCGGCGGAGACCAGTCTCCACCACCACCTCCGGCATACGGGGACTCCTGCGCGAGTCCCTCCTCCTTTTCCCAACCCACCACCAGCAATGAGCCAAGCTTCTTGGACCACCACCACCTCCACCACCACTTCCTCTGTTGTCCACCCTCCGCCGCCTCCGCCGCCGATGTCTTCTTCATCTGCCTGGGATTTCTGGGACCCTTTTATGCCGGCTTCCAGAAGGTCTGTGGACGAGGAGGAGTGGGAGGAGACCACTATTGACTCTGAGGTGGCCGCCACTGCCACCGCAGCTGCTCGGAGCGTGGCTGCGCCACCTTCTGTGGTGACGGCGACAGCCACCAGTAGCAGCAGCGAGCTTGCGGTGGTGGTATCTACGAAGAGTAAAGATCTGGTTGAGATCATCAAAGAACTCAATGACTACTTTGTTCAGGCTGCCAATGCTGGTGGTCCACTCTCGTCGCTGTTGGAAGTCCCCACTGGTCAATTAAGTCACCAAGAATCGTCGG GAAAAGATGATGGTAATGTGAAGAACTTGAGCCCCCTACTGTGGACATGGGGCTCGAGCAGTGCGAAATGGAATGCATTTGGGAAGTATTGTGAGGATTCGGGTGGAAATAATATTGGTCGTGGCAATGATGGCATAGCAACTCATTGTTCGACAGTCGAGAGGTTGTATGCATGGGAAGTCAAGCTCTACCAGGAGGTTAAG AATGCCCAGTATTTGAAGTTAGAACATGAGAAGAAGGTAGCTATTCTTAGGAAGCTAGAGATGAAGAGTgctgattattttaaaactgaGAAGGCGAAAAAGGACGTCGAGAAATTGGAATCGCAGATGATGGTTGCTTCGCAGGCTATTGAGGCTACTTCAACCGAGATTATCAAATTAAGGGAATCCGAGCTTTATCCGCAACTTCTTGAGCTTGTGAAGGG GCTAACATGCATGTGGAGAAGCATGTATGAGTTCCATCAGGTGCAAACACACATAGTCCAGCAACTCAAGTACCTTAACTCGATCCCATCTTCCAGCGCCACCTCTGAAATCCATCGACAATCGACACTACAACTCGAGCTCAAAGCTCAGCAATGGCACCTCTCCTTCTGTAACCTCATGAAGGCTCAACGTGATTATGTTCAGTCGCTCACTGGCTGGCTCCGCCTCAGTCTATTTCAAGTCGGTAACAACCCGCTGCACAAAACTAGACAAGATTCGGCCGTTTACTCGCTATGCGAAGAATGGCAGCTTGCCATCAACAATGCCCCCGACAGGGTTGCCTCGGAGGGAATCAAGAGCTTCTTAACCGTCGTTCACGCCATTGTAGTGCAACAAACCGAAGAACAGAAACAAAAGAAGAGGTCCGATTCGGCATTCAAAGATCTCGAGAAAAAGGGGTCCGAGCTTAGATCACTGGAAAGCAAATACGGCCCATATACGATACCAGTTGGCTCTGGTGAAACAAGTAAACACCCTGTGCGGGAGAAAAGAGTAAAGGTGGAGACTTTACGGGCAAAAGCAGAGGATGAAAAAGCAAAGCATGAAAAATCAGTCAGCGTGACGAGGGCCATGACGATGAACAACCTACAGATGGGGTTGCCGCATGTGTTTCAGGCCATGACTGGTTTTGCCAACGTGTGTACACAGGCGTTCGAATCGGTACATAATCAGGCCAAAAGTAACCATGACTTGCATAACGTGAAAATGATTTTGCCTTGA
- the LOC140864905 gene encoding 3-dehydroquinate synthase, chloroplastic, translating into MAASSSFCSQHTLPLPTPSHSHNKLSSHHSLVRFPASGSFSYSSSCLSSESNSNRAAKIVLKASVTPAAPVMDQTSSSSPAVSAIVEVDLGDRSYPIYIGSGLLDQPQLLQRHVHGKQVLVVTNNTVAPLYLDKTIWALTDRNPNVKVESVILPDGEQYKNMDTLMKVFDKAIESRMDRRCTFVALGGGVIGDMCGYAAASYLRGVNFIQIPTTVMAQVDSSVGGKTGINHPLGKNMIGAFYQPQCVLIDTDTLNTLPDRELASGLAEVIKYGLIRDAEFFEWQENNMQALMARDSRAFTYAIKRSCENKAEIVSLDEKESGLRATLNLGHTFGHAIETGVGYGQWLHGEAVAAGTVMAVDMSRRLGWIDDSLVKRVYNIFQRAKLPTAPAESMTVDKFKSVMAVDKKVADGLLRLILLKGTLGSCVFTGEYDRQALEETLCAFCKS; encoded by the exons ATGGCGGCTTCTTCCTCCTTCTGCTCCCAACACACGCTTCCTCTGCCAACCCCTTCTCATAGCCATAACAAACTCAGCTCGCATCATTCGCTTGTCCGGTTTCCTGCCTCCGGTTCTTTCAGTTATTCCTCGTCTTGTCTATCTTCAGAATCTAATAGTAATCGCGCGGCTAAGATTGTATTGAAGGCCTCCGTGACTCCCGCTGCTCCTGTCATGGATCAAACCTCGTCTTCCTCACCTGCGGTTTCTGCAATCGTTGAGGTAGATTTGGGCGATCGGAGCTACCCGATTTACATTGGCTCTGGCCTTCTTGATCAACCCCAGCTACTCCAAAG GCATGTCCATGGCAAGCAAGTCCTGGTGGTCACCAACAACACTGTTGCTCCATTGTATCTTGATAAAACAATTTGGGCTTTAACTGACCGAAATCCTAATGTCAAAGTTGAGAGCGTAATTTTGCCAGATGGAGAGCAATATAAGAACATG GACACTCTCATGAAAGTTTTTGATAAAGCAATCGAGTCACGAATGGACCGACGCTGTACATTTGTAGCTCTAGGTGGTGGAGTCATTGGTGACATGTGTGGATATGCTGCGGCTTCTTACCTGCGTGGAGTAAATTTCATTCAGATTCCTACTACTGTCATGGCACAG GTAGATTCTTCGGTTGGGGGTAAAACTGGAATCAACCACCCACTAGGTAAAAATATGATTGGAGCATTCTACCAACCACAATGTGTGCTCATAGACACTGACACTTTGAACACATTACCGGATCGAGAATTAGCATCAGGGCTGGCTGAAGTCATTAAATATGGGCTCATTCGAGATGCCGAATTTTTTGAGTGGCAGGAAAATAACATGCAAGCACTTATGGCAAG GGATTCCAGAGCTTTTACCTATGCTATCAAGCGGTCGTGCGAAAATAAGGCTGAGATTGTGTCCCTAGATGAGAAGGAAAGTGGATTGAGGGCAACATTGAACTTGGGTCACACTTTTGGTCAT GCTATTGAGACTGGTGTTGGATATGGGCAGTGGCTTCATGGGGAAGCAGTTGCTGCTGGAACG GTCATGGCAGTTGACATGTCTCGCCGACTCGGCTGGATTGATGATTCATTGGTAAAACGGGTGTATAATATCTTTCAACGAGCCAAGTTACCTACAGCCCCTGCAGAATCCATGACTGTAGACAAGTTTAAATCTGTGATGGCG GTGGATAAGAAGGTAGCCGACGGTCTGTTAAGGCTTATTCTGTTGAAAGGTACGCTTGGCAGCTGTGTCTTCACTGGTGAGTATGATAGGCAGGCCCTAGAGGAAACGTTGTGTGCTTTTTGTAAGTCTTGA